The genomic interval CCGTGACGTCGCCGCCCGTCGTCCCGGTCGTCGACTCGTTCCGGTTCGACTCGCCCCTGGTCGTGTCGGTGGTCCGACCCGGCGACTGCTGGGTGGTCCCACTCGTGGACTGTCCGGCCGCCGACTGCTCGGTCGTCGACTGCCCAGTCGTGGTTCCGGTGGTCCGCCCCTGCTCACCGGCCGTGGAGTGGCCGCCGAACTGGTGGCCCTCCTCCGCGAGCTTGTCCGCGAACTGTCGCAGGTACTCGGCCGCTTCGTTGCGTGTGACGACGCGCTCGGTCTCTATCTCTCGCATGCGTGTCACGAACGCGTCGTCCGGTGAGCCACGTTGTGCTTGCCTGTGCGCGTCAGTCGCTCACCGCGACCCACACCGCCAGCGCGGCGAGCACCAGCGCGGGCAACAGCGGCAGCGTGAGGTAGGCGTCGCGCCAGGTCAGCCCCAGCGACTGGAGGACCCCCTCCGAGTACGGCACCAGCAGGATGACGACCGGGATGCAGACGAACGCGACGAACAGCGCCGCGACGAGCAGCCACCCTCTCGCGCCGAACTCCTCGGACTGGGGAACCTCCGGGTGGTACGCCCGCGTCGTCCGCGGTCCGTCACCGCCATCGCCGCCGTCCCCGTCGCCGCCGGTATCGCTCCGCTGTCCCCCCGGGAAGTTCGAGGGGTCGTGGACGTAGCCGCCACTGCTCGACCGGCCGCCGTTCGACCGCCCGCCGCCCGACGGACCGCTGTCGGCTGCGTCCCCCGTCGCCTCCTCAGCCATCGTACTCGTCGTCGGGGACGACGACGACCTTCCCGAACCCCTCGCGGTCCTGGAGCATCTCGTGGGCGCGCTGGGCCTCGCTCATCGGCAGGACCTCGCGGATGCGCGGTTCGAACGTCCCGTCCCACACCAGCGGGAGCACGTCGTCTATCTCGCCGGGCGTCGCCATCGTCGAGCCGAGGAGTTCCAGCTGATTCCAAAACATGCGGTTGATGTTCGTCTCGGCCTTCGGCCCCGTCGTCGCGCCGCAGGTGACGAGACGGCCACCCTTCGTCAGCGCCTTCGTCGAGTCGTCCCACGTCGCCGGACCGATGTGGTCGACGACGACGTCGACGCCCCGGCCGTCGGTCTCCTCGTAGACGAAGTCGGCGAACGACTCCTCCTCGTAGTTGACGACGTGGTCAGCACCGCAGTCGCGGGCGTGGTCGAGTTTCTCCTCGGTGCTGGCGGTGGCGAACACCTCCGCCCCCGCGTGGTCGGCGATCTGGACCGCCGCGTGGCCGACGCCGCCGGACGCGCCGAGCACGAGGATCGACTCGCCCTGCTGGAGGTCGGCGCGGGTCATCAGCATCCGCCACGCGGTCTGGAAGACGAGCGACGCGCTGGCGGCCGTCTCCCAGTCGACGTGGTCGGGCACCGCGACCAGGTTCTCGACGGGGACGGCAGTCTGCTCGGAGTGGACACCCCGGACGTGTTCGCCCATGATGTGGTAGTTGACGCACTCGGACTGCTCGCCGTCGCGGCAGTGCTCGCACTCGCCGCAGTACCGGCCCGCACAGACGGCGACGTGGTCGCCCTCGTCGAAGCGCGTCACGTTCGCGCCGACCTCGCTGACGACGCCCGCCGCGTCGCTGCCGGGGATGTGTGGCATCTCCAGGTCGACGCCGGGTAACCCGCGTCGCGTCCACACGTCGAGGTGGTTCAGCGCCCCCGCTTTCACGTCCACCAGGACCTCGTCGTCCCCTACCTCCGGGTCCGGGAACTCGTCGTACTCCAGCACGTCAGTCTCGCCGTGCTCGCCGAACTGGACAGCCTTCATGGTCGGGCGTCCGGGTGCCCCGCGCAAAACCCTGCCGATGAGTGGCACGCTCGCCGGTTCCGGGTCGTCCGTCGGTCGTCGCTGGCTTCGCGTCGCCGCTGGTTTCGCGTCGTTGGGTGGTCACCGTCGAGCGTCCGAGATTTATGTCACCACCCGTCGAACGCCCGGCCATGAGCGACGATCGCCCAGCGTCGGGGCACGAACACGGCGAATCGGGGACGCACGACCACCACCACCACGACCTCGACCGCCTGTCGATGGCGGTCGTCACCGTCTCCTCGACGCGGGGGGCGAGCGACGACGCCGCCGGCGACGCCATCGAGGAGGAACTCAGGGCCGCCGACAACGAGGTCGAGACGCGCTTCGTCGTCCCGGACGACGCGGCGGCGGTGACCGAGGCCGTCCGAGAGGCAGTGGGCGACGCGTCGGTCGACGCCGTGGTCACGACCGGCGGGACGGGCGTCACGCCCGACGACGTGACCGTCGAGGCGGTGGAGGCGCTGTTCGAGAAACACCTTCCCGGCTTCGGCGAACTGTTCCGCACCTTCTCGCGCGAGGAGGTCGGCACCCGCGTCGTCGGGACGCGCGCGACGGCGGGCATCGTCCCCCGCGACGAGGACGCCCCGGACGGGGACGGCGTGCCGGTCTTCTCGCTCCCCGGCAGCGAGAACGCCGCCCGCCTCGGGACGAGGGACATCATCGTCCCCGAAGCGCCCCACCTCGCGGGGCTGGCCCGCCGGTGACGGTCCTCGTCGTCGGGGCCAGCGGCTACCTCGGCCGCTCGGTCGTCGACGCGCTCCGGGACGCGGGCGTGGATACCCGCGGCACCTACTACAGCAACGCCATCGAGGGGGCGACGCACCGGTACGACTTCTTCGCCGACACACCAGACGTGCTCCCGCTCTCGGCCGTCGACGCGGTGGTGTTCGCGGCGCACGTCGAGCGCACCGACCACGAGTTCGAGGCGTTCGCGGCCGCCGCCGAACGATTCGTCGAGGCCGTCGACCTCGCCGGGCCGCGACTCGTCTACGTCTCCAGCGCGGGCGTGTTCGACGGCGAGGGTCGCAACTACGACGAGTCGACCACGCCGACCCCGAAGTCGCGCTACGGCCGCCGACTCCGGTGGTTCGAGGGGTGCGTCGCCGACCACCCTGACGCCTGCTGGTTCCGGGCCGACTACCTGTTCGGCCACTCGCGCGGGACGCTCGACAGACGGCTCTCGCGGACCCGGCGGCTGGTCCGCGAGGGGCGGCGCGTCCCGTACTACGCGGACATGTGGAAGAGTCCGTGTCACGTCCGCGAGGCGGGCCGGGCGCTGGCGACGCTCGCGCGCGACGACGCGACCGGCGCGGTCCACGCCCCGGCCCCGCGGACGAGCGCCTGGGCGTTCCACCGCGCGGGGATGACCGCGCTCGGCGAGGCGGCGCGTCTCGTCGTCCCCGAACCGATGCCCGACGACCCGGCGCTCCACCGCGACTCCTCGCTCTCCTCGTCGCGGTTCGAGGAACTGTGCGGGTTCAGGCCCCGGTCGGTCGTCAGAGCGATGCGGGGCTGACGCTCCGCCGGTACATGCGGCGCGCACCGTGTTCAAGGAGTGCGGCGAGGAGGACGACCGGTGCGACGAGCCACGAGTATAGCACGACGACGACGGGAACCGCGTCGAACCCCGCCGGTGCCCGGACGCCCACGGTCCACGAGAACCAGACGAACGCGAGGACGACGACCACCAGCGGCGTGACCAGGCCGGCCCGTCCGTAGAACGCGACCGGCGCACCGACGACCAGAAACGACGTGACGACGACCACCAGGAGCATCGCGCCGTCGGTGGCGACCCAGTCGGCCGACAGGTCGGCGAGCGCCGGCACCGTCCAGTCGTGCACGAGGAACCCGAGGAGTGCGGTGAACAGCAGGAACCCCGCCCAGCAGACGACCCCGTCGACGACCGCCTTCCGGAGGGTGCGCGGAGGACTCATCCGCCACACTTCGTCGTCTGCTGACAAAAACGTACTCACCGACCGACCGGTGGTCTACGCCCCCGGTGAGTCAGTTCGGGAGCGGGCACAGCGAGGCGGTGAACACCGCCACCTCGTCGCTCTCGTTGCGCGCGCCGTGGGGGACGCCGCGGTCGTGGAGGACGACGCCCGGTGCCGTGACTGTCTCCTCCTCGTCGCCCTGGACGACCACCACCTCCCCCTGCAGGACGTGGAACACGTTCGTCGCGTTGTCGTGTTCGTGCGTCGAGAGCGACGCCCCGGGACCGAGCGCGAAGTACTTCACCAGCACGTCGTCGGTGACGACGAGTTCGCCGGACGTTCGTTCTCCCTCCGCTGGCTCGTCGAACTCGAAACGGTCGAGCATGGTCGGAGGTGGGTCGGAGACGACTTCAATCGACGGCCGTCACGACGAACCGGCGGACCGTGCCGAGGATTCGTTCCGACTCGTCAGACAATCGCGCGACGTCGGCGGTAAGCTATTCCCGCGGGGCGGTCCTACGGCGGACCATGGAGATGGAGTACGTCACCGTCCAGGGCGTCGAGGTTCCGAAACTCGGTCTCGGGACGTGGCGGCTGACCGGCGACGACTGTCGCAGCGCCGTCGAGACCGCGCTCGAACTCGGCTACCGACACGTCGACACCGCACAGGCGTACGGGAACGAACGACAGGTCGGCGCGGCCATCGCGTCGAGCGACGTCGACCGAGAGGACGTCTTCCTGACCTCGAAGCTGAAAGGCGGAAACCGCGACTACGACGGTGTCCTGCGCTCGACCGACGAGAGCCTCGCGAAACTCCGGACCGACCACCTCGACCTGCTCCTGATTCACTGGCCGAACCGTCGCGTCCCGACCCGCGAGACGCTCGACGCGATGGCCGAACTCGTCGAGAACGGGTCGGTGAAGCACGTCGGCGTCAGCAACTTCAAGCGCGAGGCGCTCGCGGAGGCCCGCGACTACGCCGACGTCCCCATCTTCACCGACCAGGTGCAGTTCCACCCCTACTGGGACCAGACCGACCTGCTCGACTACTGTGACATCCACGACGTGCTGCTGACGGCGTACAGCCCACTCGGTCACGGCGGCGTCCTCAGGGACCCCGTCCTCGCCGAGGTCGGCGAGGAGTACGACAAGTCGCCCGCGCAGGTCGCGCTGCGGTGGGTCACGCAGCACGAACCGGTCGCCACGATTCCGAAGGCGACGAGCCGAGAGCACCTCGAAGCCAACCTCGAAGTGTTCGACTTCGAACTCACCGACGAGGAGATGGAGCGCATCCGTCAGCCCTCGAAGCTCCGCACGCTCTCGGGGGTCGTCCGGTCGCGCTCGCCGCTGTAAGGCGCTATAGCTTTTCCCGCTGGAAGCGAAACGTGCAGTCATGCCCACAGAACTGCGACCTGGCTGCTGGCTCATCGAACTGACCGGGGTGAACGCCTACCTCGTCGAGGACGTGACGGGCGAGGCGACCGCCGAGGACCGAGCGACGACCCGCGAGGACCCCATCTCCGTCGACCTCTCGGGGGAGGAAGGCGAGGCGGCCGCCTCGGAAGCGGAGAGCGATGCCGCCGCCGAACCCGCCGACTCCGACGGTGAGAGCGACGGCGACGAGGACGCCGAGAGCGACTACAGCGCGGCGGCCGAGGACGCCGACGATGCCGAGGACGCGGAACGGAGCGTCCTCACGCTCGTCGACGCGGGGTCGCCGTGGGACGCCGCGAAGGTGGAACGGGCCATCGAGGAGACGGGACACACGCTCGCCGACGTCGAACGCGTCCTCGTCACGCACTTCGACGTCGACCACGTCGGCGGCCTCTCGCGACTCGACCTGCCGAACGCGACGGTGTACATGGGGTCGCCCGACGCCGACTACCTCACCGGTCGCGAGACGCCGCCGGTCGACGGGCACAAGGGTGCCCTCCAGCGCGTCGTCTCGCCGTTCGTCGAGGCCGACCTCGACGTGCAGGTCGTCAACGACGGCGACCAGGTGGGGAGCTTCACCGTCTACGAGACGCCCGGTCACACCGAGGGCCACGTCGCGTACGTCAGCAGCGACCTCTCGGTGGCGTTCGTGGGGGACCTCGTCCGCGAGTCCGACGGCGACCTCGAACCGTCGCCGTGGATCATCAGCCACGACACCGCGGCCGTCGCCGACTCCATCCACGACCTCGCGGACCGCGAACCGGCCGTCGAGGTGCTCGGCATGGGCCACGGCGTCCCGTTCCTGCGCGGCGGGAGCGTCCGCCTCGCACAACTCGGCCAGCAGGTCGACTGACCGGACGGCTGGCCCGAGAAACACCACAGAACCGCGCCTCTCGTCGGCACGCGCAGGCCCGACTCGCTCGACGCTTTCTCTCA from Halomarina salina carries:
- a CDS encoding amphi-Trp domain-containing protein, whose translation is MREIETERVVTRNEAAEYLRQFADKLAEEGHQFGGHSTAGEQGRTTGTTTGQSTTEQSAAGQSTSGTTQQSPGRTTDTTRGESNRNESTTGTTGGDVTDSTHDQTADTTQGTSTTDEVATEGVSPQYGKVTFLVGNDSATVNPPEEVTLNVEVGEDSSMMSSGAEKVTFSLHWDKDTVPESDELRIE
- a CDS encoding zinc-binding dehydrogenase is translated as MKAVQFGEHGETDVLEYDEFPDPEVGDDEVLVDVKAGALNHLDVWTRRGLPGVDLEMPHIPGSDAAGVVSEVGANVTRFDEGDHVAVCAGRYCGECEHCRDGEQSECVNYHIMGEHVRGVHSEQTAVPVENLVAVPDHVDWETAASASLVFQTAWRMLMTRADLQQGESILVLGASGGVGHAAVQIADHAGAEVFATASTEEKLDHARDCGADHVVNYEEESFADFVYEETDGRGVDVVVDHIGPATWDDSTKALTKGGRLVTCGATTGPKAETNINRMFWNQLELLGSTMATPGEIDDVLPLVWDGTFEPRIREVLPMSEAQRAHEMLQDREGFGKVVVVPDDEYDG
- a CDS encoding MogA/MoaB family molybdenum cofactor biosynthesis protein, with protein sequence MSDDRPASGHEHGESGTHDHHHHDLDRLSMAVVTVSSTRGASDDAAGDAIEEELRAADNEVETRFVVPDDAAAVTEAVREAVGDASVDAVVTTGGTGVTPDDVTVEAVEALFEKHLPGFGELFRTFSREEVGTRVVGTRATAGIVPRDEDAPDGDGVPVFSLPGSENAARLGTRDIIVPEAPHLAGLARR
- a CDS encoding NAD-dependent epimerase/dehydratase family protein; this translates as MTVLVVGASGYLGRSVVDALRDAGVDTRGTYYSNAIEGATHRYDFFADTPDVLPLSAVDAVVFAAHVERTDHEFEAFAAAAERFVEAVDLAGPRLVYVSSAGVFDGEGRNYDESTTPTPKSRYGRRLRWFEGCVADHPDACWFRADYLFGHSRGTLDRRLSRTRRLVREGRRVPYYADMWKSPCHVREAGRALATLARDDATGAVHAPAPRTSAWAFHRAGMTALGEAARLVVPEPMPDDPALHRDSSLSSSRFEELCGFRPRSVVRAMRG
- a CDS encoding cupin domain-containing protein, yielding MLDRFEFDEPAEGERTSGELVVTDDVLVKYFALGPGASLSTHEHDNATNVFHVLQGEVVVVQGDEEETVTAPGVVLHDRGVPHGARNESDEVAVFTASLCPLPN
- a CDS encoding aldo/keto reductase; this encodes MEYVTVQGVEVPKLGLGTWRLTGDDCRSAVETALELGYRHVDTAQAYGNERQVGAAIASSDVDREDVFLTSKLKGGNRDYDGVLRSTDESLAKLRTDHLDLLLIHWPNRRVPTRETLDAMAELVENGSVKHVGVSNFKREALAEARDYADVPIFTDQVQFHPYWDQTDLLDYCDIHDVLLTAYSPLGHGGVLRDPVLAEVGEEYDKSPAQVALRWVTQHEPVATIPKATSREHLEANLEVFDFELTDEEMERIRQPSKLRTLSGVVRSRSPL
- a CDS encoding MBL fold metallo-hydrolase, which codes for MPTELRPGCWLIELTGVNAYLVEDVTGEATAEDRATTREDPISVDLSGEEGEAAASEAESDAAAEPADSDGESDGDEDAESDYSAAAEDADDAEDAERSVLTLVDAGSPWDAAKVERAIEETGHTLADVERVLVTHFDVDHVGGLSRLDLPNATVYMGSPDADYLTGRETPPVDGHKGALQRVVSPFVEADLDVQVVNDGDQVGSFTVYETPGHTEGHVAYVSSDLSVAFVGDLVRESDGDLEPSPWIISHDTAAVADSIHDLADREPAVEVLGMGHGVPFLRGGSVRLAQLGQQVD